A portion of the Eubacterium maltosivorans genome contains these proteins:
- a CDS encoding type II toxin-antitoxin system RelB/DinJ family antitoxin, protein MDTTNVTVRMDKKLKEEADALFSELGLTTNSAINALVRQAVRDGGVTFKIKKTPDHLDSLIEEGYEDFLKRKGRPAEEFFAEMQEKYGE, encoded by the coding sequence ATGGATACCACCAATGTGACGGTTCGAATGGATAAAAAGCTGAAAGAGGAAGCGGACGCGCTTTTTTCTGAGCTGGGACTCACCACTAATTCGGCGATTAACGCTTTGGTACGTCAGGCTGTGCGTGACGGCGGCGTAACCTTTAAAATCAAAAAAACGCCGGATCATCTTGACAGCCTGATCGAGGAGGGCTATGAAGACTTCTTAAAAAGGAAAGGACGCCCGGCAGAAGAATTTTTTGCAGAGATGCAGGAGAAGTATGGTGAATGA
- a CDS encoding type II toxin-antitoxin system RelE/ParE family toxin — translation MKSYEVIVTDAAQKDIERIWRYIRTELLEPEAAKAFRKKLKSEILKLGQMPARHSAYKKEPWAKRGLRFFKTGHFLTFFIILESERQVYVLRTVYEKRNLDDMWH, via the coding sequence ATGAAAAGCTATGAGGTGATTGTCACCGACGCGGCGCAAAAAGATATTGAAAGGATATGGCGGTATATTCGTACAGAGCTTTTAGAACCAGAGGCTGCGAAGGCATTTAGAAAAAAATTGAAATCGGAAATTTTAAAGCTGGGGCAGATGCCTGCCCGGCATTCGGCTTATAAGAAAGAGCCCTGGGCTAAACGAGGATTGAGATTTTTTAAAACAGGTCATTTTCTGACATTTTTTATTATATTGGAATCAGAACGGCAGGTTTATGTTTTGCGAACCGTATATGAAAAAAGAAATCTGGACGATATGTGGCATTGA
- a CDS encoding PadR family transcriptional regulator, with the protein MATIDLIVLGMLTKEPMSAYDIQKQVEYRNISRWVKISTPSIYKKVIKLEEKGYIKSDVVKEGKMAEKAVYALTDAGEREFEKLMTEIACKPINIFLDFNAVIVNLGSLPPEKQKQCLDSIEANVKTLKGNLEENMALKETLPEIPETGKAVLRQQLILAEAIEAWMATLKERF; encoded by the coding sequence ATGGCAACCATTGATCTGATCGTACTCGGCATGCTCACAAAGGAACCGATGAGCGCGTACGATATCCAAAAGCAGGTAGAATACCGGAACATATCCAGATGGGTGAAAATCAGCACCCCCTCCATCTATAAAAAAGTCATAAAGCTTGAGGAAAAGGGGTATATTAAAAGCGATGTGGTGAAGGAAGGAAAAATGGCCGAAAAGGCCGTCTATGCCTTAACCGACGCGGGCGAGAGGGAATTTGAAAAGCTGATGACAGAGATCGCCTGCAAGCCCATCAACATCTTTCTGGATTTTAACGCAGTCATCGTTAATCTCGGCAGTCTTCCGCCCGAAAAGCAGAAGCAGTGCCTGGACAGCATCGAGGCGAATGTAAAAACCCTGAAAGGCAATCTGGAAGAAAATATGGCGTTGAAAGAGACCCTGCCGGAAATCCCGGAAACTGGGAAAGCTGTTCTGCGGCAGCAGCTGATACTGGCCGAGGCCATCGAGGCCTGGATGGCCACACTTAAGGAGCGTTTTTAG
- a CDS encoding MATE family efflux transporter produces the protein MKEHNSKMALLGSAPIPKALLALGLPTMAGMLINALYNLADTYFVGGLGTGPMGAVTVAFPLGQVVVGLGLLFGNGAAACLSRLLGRGDGETAGKVASTALYSSVFIGALVILCSVLFLEPILKQLGALDSVMPYALAYTRIYILFSIFNVFNVTMNNIVSSEGAAKTAMCALMAGAVLNVALDPIFIYTLGLGVSGAAAATALSQIVSTLIYLGYIFMKKSVFSFSIRECCFSREILSEILKIGIPTLVFQLLTSLSMGMINDAAKEYGASALAAMGPLTKIMSMGTLVVFGFLKGFQPIAGFSYGAGKFDRLHEAIKTAILWSTLFCVAFGLTAAIFATPILSLFTKNDMEMIRIGAAGLRLSGLSFMLFGFYTVYSFLFLVMGRAKEGCILGACRQGICFIPVILILPALWGLNGILCAQPVADVLSAVVTVFMAFRVHKELALVRD, from the coding sequence ATGAAGGAACACAACTCAAAAATGGCACTGCTGGGCAGCGCCCCCATTCCCAAAGCCCTTCTCGCGCTGGGGCTCCCGACCATGGCCGGCATGCTCATCAACGCCCTGTACAACCTGGCCGACACCTATTTTGTGGGCGGTCTTGGGACCGGCCCCATGGGCGCTGTCACGGTGGCCTTTCCCCTCGGGCAGGTGGTCGTGGGCCTGGGCCTGTTGTTTGGAAACGGCGCCGCCGCCTGCCTATCAAGGCTGCTGGGGCGCGGCGATGGCGAAACCGCCGGCAAGGTGGCCAGCACGGCGCTTTACAGCAGCGTTTTTATCGGAGCGCTCGTGATTTTATGCTCAGTTCTTTTTCTGGAGCCTATTTTAAAACAGCTCGGCGCTCTGGACAGCGTTATGCCCTACGCCCTTGCTTATACCCGTATTTACATCCTGTTTTCGATCTTCAACGTGTTCAACGTGACCATGAACAACATTGTTTCCAGCGAGGGGGCCGCCAAAACCGCCATGTGCGCGCTCATGGCCGGCGCTGTCTTAAACGTGGCCCTGGACCCCATTTTCATCTATACTCTCGGTCTTGGCGTTTCCGGAGCAGCTGCGGCCACAGCCCTCTCCCAAATTGTCTCCACGCTCATCTATCTGGGCTATATCTTTATGAAAAAAAGCGTGTTCAGCTTCAGTATCCGGGAATGCTGCTTTTCCAGAGAAATTCTGTCCGAAATTCTGAAAATCGGGATTCCCACACTGGTTTTCCAGCTGCTGACCAGCCTTTCCATGGGCATGATCAACGACGCCGCCAAAGAATACGGCGCTTCTGCCCTGGCCGCCATGGGGCCCCTCACCAAGATCATGTCCATGGGCACACTGGTCGTGTTTGGGTTTTTGAAGGGCTTCCAGCCCATCGCCGGGTTCAGCTATGGGGCCGGTAAATTTGACCGGCTCCACGAGGCCATCAAAACCGCCATCCTCTGGTCTACCCTGTTTTGTGTGGCCTTTGGCTTGACGGCTGCCATATTCGCGACGCCGATTTTGTCTTTGTTTACAAAAAACGATATGGAAATGATCCGCATCGGGGCGGCCGGGCTCCGGCTGAGCGGCCTGTCTTTCATGCTCTTTGGCTTCTACACAGTCTATTCATTCCTGTTTCTGGTCATGGGCAGGGCAAAAGAGGGCTGTATTCTGGGCGCCTGCCGTCAGGGGATCTGCTTCATCCCGGTCATTCTGATCCTCCCGGCTCTCTGGGGGCTGAACGGTATCCTGTGCGCTCAGCCCGTCGCGGACGTGCTCTCCGCTGTGGTGACGGTCTTTATGGCTTTCCGGGTTCATAAAGAGCTGGCGTTGGTCCGGGATTAG
- a CDS encoding MOSC domain-containing protein: MMIKGKVIAINRSEKKGVMKTPVGEGVFIEKFGLEGDAHGGDWHRQVSLLGQESIDKMVALGAGELTPGNFAENITTQGITVYELPVGTRLKIGETLQEVTQIGKECHKGCEIAKKVGDCVMPREGIFTIVLKGGVVKPGDSIEVLED, encoded by the coding sequence ATGATGATAAAAGGAAAAGTGATCGCTATCAACCGCAGCGAAAAAAAGGGCGTGATGAAAACGCCCGTCGGCGAAGGCGTGTTTATTGAAAAATTTGGACTGGAGGGCGACGCACACGGCGGCGACTGGCACCGCCAGGTGAGCCTGCTGGGCCAGGAGAGCATCGATAAAATGGTGGCGCTGGGCGCGGGTGAGCTGACCCCCGGCAATTTTGCCGAGAACATCACCACCCAGGGCATTACCGTCTACGAGCTGCCAGTGGGCACCCGGCTGAAAATCGGCGAGACCCTCCAGGAGGTCACCCAGATCGGCAAGGAGTGCCACAAGGGCTGCGAGATCGCCAAAAAAGTGGGCGACTGCGTCATGCCCAGAGAGGGCATTTTTACCATTGTTCTGAAGGGCGGCGTGGTAAAGCCCGGGGACAGTATCGAGGTGTTGGAGGATTAG
- a CDS encoding ArsR/SmtB family transcription factor, with amino-acid sequence MEKTCEERIAEITQGFEACRNAFTAIGDETRQLILLVLLQSDLSGIRVGEIAEKTHLTRPSVSHHLQILKAAGIVNMRREGTRNYYYISADETQWKALAELVNNIYDGVVHIGENGAHVFERSSLK; translated from the coding sequence ATGGAAAAAACATGTGAAGAACGGATTGCTGAGATTACGCAGGGCTTTGAGGCCTGCCGGAATGCCTTTACCGCCATCGGCGATGAGACCCGGCAGCTCATCCTGCTGGTGCTTTTGCAGAGCGACCTTTCCGGTATCCGGGTCGGTGAGATTGCTGAAAAAACCCACCTGACAAGGCCCTCGGTGTCCCACCACCTCCAGATTTTGAAGGCGGCGGGCATTGTGAACATGCGGCGGGAGGGAACCCGGAACTACTATTATATCAGCGCGGATGAAACCCAGTGGAAAGCCCTGGCAGAGCTGGTAAACAATATTTACGACGGTGTGGTGCACATTGGTGAAAATGGCGCGCACGTCTTTGAAAGGAGCAGTTTAAAATGA